The DNA segment GTTCAAAAATCCTCAAGTCTAGTTGACATCCATTATATTCGACAGAAGGAACCAAAAGGATTAGGGCATGCTATATGGTGTGCACGAAAGTTTATTGGAGATGAGCCATTTGCTGTGCTACTTGGTGACGATATTGTTAAGGCGGAAAACCCCTGCCTAAAACAATTAATGCACCAATATGAACGATACAATGCTTCCATACTTGGTGTTCAACCAGTACCACAATTTGATGTCTCGAGGTATGGAATTGTTGATGGTAAATGTATAAGTGATCGATTTTTCAGTGTAAATAGTTTAATAGAAAAACCAAAAGTAGAAGAAGCACCATCAAACCTTGCCATTCTAGGACGATATATATTAAGCCCGAGAATATTCGATATATTAGGGAATCAAGAGCCTGGCGCCGGTGGTGAAATTCAACTTACCGATGCAATAGAAGTATTAAATCAAAATGAAGCAGTCTATGCCTACCACTTTGAAGGTATTAGATATGATGTGGGCGAAAAAATAGGCTTTATTCAAACCAATATTGAATATGCTTTAGAACGTAAGGAATTACGTGGTAGGTTATTAGAGTATCTGTCTTCTGTATTAGACAAAGAGTTAATAAAGTAAAAACTATTGAGATGAAAACAGAATTAAATTCTCCATCACAACTGCTTAATCAAAAAAAGGAAGTGAGTATATGAAAAGAATGATGGATGTACTTATTTCTTTACTATTGTTTGTTTTGTTCGCTCCAATCCTTTTTATAGTAGCTATTTTAGTCAAGTATAAGCTTGGTTCTCCGATTCTATTCAGACAACAACGCCCTGGATTGAATGGGAGACCTTTTTTTTTATATAAGTTTAGAACCATGACTGATTGGAAGGACAGTAGGGGAGTACTTCTGCCTGATGAAAAGCGCTTAACCTCTTTTGGATCTTTTCTAAGGAGGTTTAGTTTAGATGAGCTGCCACAGCTAATGAATGTATTAAAAGGCGATCTAAGCTTAGTGGGTCCTCGGCCACTATTAATGGAATATCTCCCCCTATATACGGAGGAACAAGCAAAAAGGCATTTAGTTAGACCTGGAATTACAGGATGGGCTCAGGTTCATGGGC comes from the Neobacillus sp. PS2-9 genome and includes:
- the galU gene encoding UTP--glucose-1-phosphate uridylyltransferase GalU — translated: MKVKKAIIPAAGLGTRFLPATKAMPKEMLPIVDKPTIQYIVEEAVESGIEDIIIVTGKGKRAIEDHFDNSFELEHNLFENGKYELLGEVQKSSSLVDIHYIRQKEPKGLGHAIWCARKFIGDEPFAVLLGDDIVKAENPCLKQLMHQYERYNASILGVQPVPQFDVSRYGIVDGKCISDRFFSVNSLIEKPKVEEAPSNLAILGRYILSPRIFDILGNQEPGAGGEIQLTDAIEVLNQNEAVYAYHFEGIRYDVGEKIGFIQTNIEYALERKELRGRLLEYLSSVLDKELIK
- a CDS encoding sugar transferase, with product MKRMMDVLISLLLFVLFAPILFIVAILVKYKLGSPILFRQQRPGLNGRPFFLYKFRTMTDWKDSRGVLLPDEKRLTSFGSFLRRFSLDELPQLMNVLKGDLSLVGPRPLLMEYLPLYTEEQAKRHLVRPGITGWAQVHGRNAITWEEKFKLDVWYVNHQTLVLDIKILFLTVKKVIRSEGISEDNHVTVARFTGTQTNDKEGHG